Proteins from one Enoplosus armatus isolate fEnoArm2 chromosome 4, fEnoArm2.hap1, whole genome shotgun sequence genomic window:
- the LOC139284599 gene encoding coiled-coil domain-containing protein 112, giving the protein MATLATARCTDIHCSQREGDSSVQQPCTFSSVSSEIVDHRLARQQAAQFLREAEKNRRQIEKLEKERPLSVQCRKNHWTDVSGELEYEKVLEEDRNAEKMNLQKQLVKIHNGVRKFQRQLTDVKPTSELIERLEEIMSEVEISIHTLKEEQRSCFEELLKEERTCRQEITAYEKKIENWSLAVKSDLKLPTAPTVKTKLPDRDLPAEVRAVEAFLQQTGGPYGGWDQYDHQAFLKVWTKHSGQPAYRREAKLYLPGKTLEDIEQHEDWHGELIYLQDRKREAIQRWKASKHRERQTRIQSQEEAEEAERREKEAKSQAHRHKIEEEKREAAQRLEDWREEKRRNGEQEDEQRQTEEIKKRRREKEERRRQLEVKLTVEEQLRLRREEEEEEGRRRREEQQREVDERRREAAKGIKCFNERDLHKVEAKLQEKQLREKGEEERQRRIAAKLKEKVDGHVSRDPSRLTRPTKGWEERMKHIGSSGGGPVLQMFHRAVPTWRQGL; this is encoded by the exons cagagagagggagactccAGTGTCCAGCAGCCCTGCACATTCTCCTCGGTCAGCAGTGAGATTGTTGATCACAGGCTGGCCAGACAGCAAGCTGCACAGTTTCTCAGGGAAGCAGAGAAGAACAGGAGGCA GATTGAAAAGTTGGAGAAAGAGAGGCCACTGAGTGTTCAGTGCAGAAAGAATCACTGGACAGATGTGTCTGGAGAACTGGAGTACGAGAAAGTGCTGGAGGAAGACAGAAATGCTGAGA aGATGAATCTTCAAAAGCAGCTAGTGAAGATTCATAATGGTGTGAGGAAATTTCAGAGACAGCTAACAGATGTGAAGCCAACTTCTGAGT TGATTGAAAGACTGGAGGAAATAATGTCAGAGGTGGAAATCTCAATTCACACCCTAAAGGAGGAACAGCGGTCATG CTTTGAAGAACTTTTGAAGGAGGAGAGAACGTGCAGACAGGAGATCACTGCTTATGAGAAGAAGATTGAAAACTGGAGCCTTGCTGTCAAATCAGACCTCAAACTACCCACAGCTCCCACTGTTaag ACCAAACTCCCGGACAGAGACCTCCCTGCAGAGGTCAGAGCAGTGGAGGCTTTCCTGCAGCAGACAGGAGGCCCTTATGGTGGCTGGGACCAATATGACCACCAAGCCTTCCTTAAA GTCTGGACAAAGCACAGTGGGCAACCGGCCTACAGGAGAGAGGCCAAACTGTACCTACCTGGTAAAACACTGGAGGATATAGAGCAACATGAGGACTGGCATGGGGAGCTGATCTACCTacaggacagaaagagagag GCTATTCAGAGGTGGAAAGCCAGCAAACATCGGGAACGCCAGACCAGGATACAGAgccaggaggaggcagaggaggcggaaaggagggagaaggaggccAAGAGCCAGGCCCACCGACACAA gattgaggaggagaagagggaggcgGCACAACGACTAGAGGActggagggaagagaagagaaggaacgGGGAACAGGAAGACgagcagagacagactgaagagataaaaaagaggagaagggaaaag GAAGAGCGTCGCCGCCAGCTGGAAGTGAAGCTGACTGTTGAGGAGCAGCTACgactgaggagagaggaggaggaggaagaagggagaaggaggagagaagagcaacagagggaggtggatgagaggagaagggaggcaGCAAAGGGCATCAAATGCTTTAATGAAAGG gATCTTCACAAGGTGGAGGCAAAGCTTCAGGAGAAACAGCTGAGGGAAAAAggggaagaggaaagacagaggagaatcGCTGCTAAGTTGAAGGAGAAG GTGGATGGTCACGTCAGCAGAGACCCCTCCAGGCTTACCCGCCCCACTAAAGGATGGGAGGAGCGAATGAAACACATTGGCTCTTCAGGAGGAGGACCTGTGCTACAGATGTTTCATAG AGCTGTTCCCACTTGGAGACAAGGCCTGTGA